One part of the Solanum dulcamara chromosome 3, daSolDulc1.2, whole genome shotgun sequence genome encodes these proteins:
- the LOC129882783 gene encoding transcription factor UNE12-like — translation MANNPSEGPSDDFFDQILGFPAYNGAEPNLAGNDAGAIPPAMMLQLNSGDGSGQFSGVGLGVGLGGGGFHSHGGGASFPLGLSLEQGKGGFLKMDDVSAPGRRFRDDVVDSRASSSVKPGFHGQPMPSMPHPPAIRPRVRARRGQATDPHSIAERLRRERIAERIRALQELVPSVNKTDRAVMLDEIVDYVKFLRLQVKVLSMSRLGGAGAVAPLVTDIPISSVEEESSEGGNNNQPAWEKWSSDGTERQVAKLMEENVGAAMQFLQSKALCIMPISLASAIYHSQPPDTSSLVKPETNPPS, via the exons ATGGCTAACAACCCTTCTGAGGGACCTTCTGATGATTTCTTTGACCAAATCTTGGGATTCCCTGCATACAATGGAGCAGAACCCAATTTGGCGGGAAATGATGCCGGAGCTATACCGCCGGCGATGATGCTCCAGCTAAACTCCGGTGATGGGTCGGGTCAGTTTTCTGGAGTGGGTCTTGGGGTTGGGCTAGGTGGTGGTGGGTTCCATAGTCATGGTGGGGGTGCTTCTTTTCCTTTAGGGCTGAGTTTAGAGCAAGGGAAAGGTGGGTTCTTGAAGATGGATGATGTTTCAGCGCCTGGAAGGAGATTTAGAGATGATGTTGTTGATAGCAGAGCTTCTTCTTCTGTCAAACCT GGTTTTCATGGACAACCGATGCCTTCAATGCCGCATCCCCCTGCAATACGTCCAAGGGTGAGAGCTAGGCGAGGACAAGCTACTGATCCACACAGTATAGCGGAGAgg TTACGTAGAGAGAGGATAGCAGAAAGAATTAGAGCATTGCAAGAGTTGGTTCCCAGTGTCAATAAG ACTGATAGAGCTGTAATGCTTGATGAAATTGTAGATTATGTCAAATTCCTTCGGCTGCAAGTGAAG GTGTTGAGCATGAGTAGGTTAGGAGGAGCTGGTGCAGTAGCACCACTTGTTACAGAcattccaatatcatcagtagAG GAAGAGAGCAGTGAAGGTGGAAATAATAACCAACCAGCTTGGGAAAAGTGGTCAAGTGATGGCACAGAAAGACAGGTGGCTAAACTAATGGAAGAAAATGTTGGTGCTGCAATGCAATTTCTTCAGTCTAAGGCACTATGTATAATGCCTATTTCTCTTGCATCAGCAATTTACCATTCTCAACCACCAGATACATCAAGTCTTGTTAAGCCAGAAACAAATCCTCCTTCATAG
- the LOC129882781 gene encoding NADH dehydrogenase [ubiquinone] flavoprotein 2, mitochondrial yields the protein MFGRLAAQRLNEIRTSFRRITQASRSFSTALNYHIDTPDNKPDLPWEFNNANKEKVKEILSFYPSNYKQSAVIPLLDLAQQQNGGWLPVSAMNAVAKVIEVAPIRVYEVATFYTMFNRTKVGKYHLLVCGTTPCMIRGSRGIEEAILKHLGVKRNEVTKDGLFSVGEMECMGCCVNAPMMTVADYSNGSEGYAYNYYEDLTPKKAVEIVEAFRKGEKPPRGTQNPGRINCGPEGGNTTLLGEPKAPPCRDLDAAE from the exons ATGTTCGGTCGACTCGCTGCCCAACGCCTGAACGAGATCCGAACGTCCTTCCGCCGAATTACTCAG gcATCGCGATCTTTTTCTACTGCACTCAACTAT CACATTGATACACCGGACAACAAACCGGACCTTCCTTGGGAGTTTAACAATGCAAACAAGGAAAAG GTGAAGGAGATACTGTCTTTCTATCCATCCAACTATAAACAATCTGCAGTGATTCCTTTGTTGGATCTTGCACAGCAGCAAAATGGAGGGTGGCTACCTGTTTCGGCGATGAATGCA GTGGCTAAGGTTATTGAAGTCGCCCCAATTCGTGTATATGAGGTTGCAACTTTCTACACGATGTTCAACAGGACAAAA GTTGGAAAATACCACCTTCTGGTTTGTGGCACAACACCTTGTATGATCCGTGGTTCAAGAGGTATCGAAGAAGCTATACTGAAGCACCTGGGAGTAAAGCGCAATG AAGTAACCAAGGATGGCTTGTTTTCTGTTGGTGAGATGGAATGCATG GGGTGCTGTGTAAATGCTCCAATGATGACGGTGGCCGACTATTCCAATGGATCTGAAGGATATGCTTACAATTATTAT GAGGATCTCACTCCAAAAAAAGCTGTAGAGATTGTCGAGGCGTTCAGGAAAGGTGAAAAACCACCG CGTGGCACTCAGAACCCAGGTCGTATCAATTGTGGACCGGAAGGAGGTAATACTACCTTATTAGGTGAGCCTAAGGCTCCTCCTTGCCGGGATCTAGATGCTGCTGAATAA